The region AGGCGCGCACCCACGCGGCCGTGCTCACCGAGGCGATGAACCGCATCCGCGCGGACATTTCGCCGCGCGGGGAGCAGGTCCGCTCCGTCGTGCTGGCGCACGCGTTCGTCACCGGTGGCGACTCCAGCGACTCCGAGCGCTCGATCGCGGTCGGTGGCGTCGAGGACGTGCCGGGCTCGGTTTTCGGCGGCGTCGACTACGTGGCGCTGGGGCACCTGCACGGTCCGCAGCGCCTCGACGAGCACCTGCGCTATTCGGGCAGTCCGCTGGCGTACTCGTTCTCCGAGGCCGCGCACCGGAAGTCGGTGTGGCTGCTGGAACTCGACGCGGGGGGACTGTCCGGTGTGGAGCGTCGCGAGCTGCCGGTGCCGCGTCGCCTCGCGACCGTCCGGGGAACACTCGAAGACCTGCTGACGGCGGCCGAGCACACCGAGCACGAGGACTGCTACCTCTCGGCGACGCTCACCGACGAGGTCCGCCCGCTGGAGCCGATGCGACGGCTGCAAGAACGGTTCCCGCACGCGGTGCACCTGGAGTGGCAGCCGGAGGGCGGTCGGGCGACCGCGCCGCTGCGCTACTCCGAGGCGGTGCGCGGACGCGACGACCAGACGATCGCGAAGGGTTTCGTCGCCGACTGCCGGGGGTCCGATCCGACCGAGTCCGAGCGCCTGCTGCTGCAGGAGGCGCTTCGCGCCGTGGACATCGCGGAGGTCCGACGATGAGGCTGCACCACCTGGAAGTGACGGCTTTCGGGCCCTACCGGGACACCCAGTCGGTCGACTTCGACACCCTCGGCTCGGACGGGCTGTTCCTGCTCCACGGCGACACCGGCGC is a window of Saccharopolyspora erythraea NRRL 2338 DNA encoding:
- a CDS encoding exonuclease SbcCD subunit D — translated: MRVLHTSDWHVGRTFHGRDLLRDQEAVLGGLADLVSDERVDVVVVSGDLYDRAVPSGEAVETCVRVLSRLRAAGAEIVVTPGNHDSAARVGAFADFASAGGLHLRTRISRLHEPVLIDDEHGPVAFYGIPYLEPDPARHALEASADVAGAAARVEARTHAAVLTEAMNRIRADISPRGEQVRSVVLAHAFVTGGDSSDSERSIAVGGVEDVPGSVFGGVDYVALGHLHGPQRLDEHLRYSGSPLAYSFSEAAHRKSVWLLELDAGGLSGVERRELPVPRRLATVRGTLEDLLTAAEHTEHEDCYLSATLTDEVRPLEPMRRLQERFPHAVHLEWQPEGGRATAPLRYSEAVRGRDDQTIAKGFVADCRGSDPTESERLLLQEALRAVDIAEVRR